In one Brevibacillus choshinensis genomic region, the following are encoded:
- a CDS encoding polysaccharide deacetylase family protein, translating to MITTWGNLLKWKSVSKQSLSLFFSSLFLLVSLHALPFPVSLAQSPPYKQQIAILTYHHLLPESLNLSYKTDEAVLSVEMFEKQMKYLHDNDYHVLSLDELQAFIKGQKKVPPRSVVITFDDGYKSNLIYAYPILQKYGYEATMFVITHMLPTSPQPFNANKLTMVSFAEMQQVRDVFSFQSHTDNMHKKKDAAPYLIAMPEQDVKNDLLRSKQMVHARFFAYPYGMYNSRVVRLLRETGYEMAFTTNRAYARQTLDVYRIPRFSIYRSTTMKAFTEIVTGQYK from the coding sequence ATGATCACAACTTGGGGAAATCTACTTAAATGGAAAAGCGTTAGCAAACAATCACTTTCCCTTTTCTTTTCAAGCTTGTTCTTATTGGTCTCCTTGCATGCTTTACCATTTCCTGTCTCGCTCGCGCAATCGCCTCCATACAAACAACAAATTGCGATCCTAACCTATCACCACCTTCTGCCTGAATCTTTGAATCTATCTTATAAAACGGACGAAGCCGTTCTTTCCGTCGAAATGTTTGAGAAACAAATGAAATACTTGCACGATAACGACTACCATGTTCTCTCTTTAGATGAGCTGCAAGCTTTTATCAAGGGACAAAAGAAGGTTCCTCCAAGAAGCGTCGTCATCACATTTGACGATGGGTACAAAAGCAATTTGATCTATGCCTATCCAATCTTACAAAAATACGGCTACGAGGCAACGATGTTCGTGATTACACACATGCTCCCTACATCTCCTCAGCCTTTCAACGCAAACAAGCTTACGATGGTGAGCTTCGCAGAGATGCAACAAGTACGAGATGTGTTCTCTTTTCAAAGTCACACCGACAACATGCACAAAAAGAAAGACGCGGCTCCCTATTTGATCGCCATGCCCGAACAAGATGTGAAAAACGACCTCCTTCGTTCCAAGCAAATGGTACACGCTCGTTTCTTTGCGTATCCTTACGGCATGTATAATTCGAGAGTGGTTCGTCTATTGCGAGAAACGGGGTACGAAATGGCATTTACAACCAACCGAGCCTATGCTCGACAGACGCTTGACGTGTATCGAATCCCTCGTTTTTCCATTTACCGGTCAACCACCATGAAAGCATTCACGGAAATTGTAACGGGACAGTACAAATAA
- a CDS encoding ABC transporter ATP-binding protein translates to MSSVTLEHVHKRFGNAKGVEDVHIHIESGEFFTFLGPSGCGKTTTLRMIAGFYYPSAGQIRFGSHEVTSVPPHKRNTGMVFQNYALFPHMTVFENIAFGLQVRKISKADTKERVERMMKLVRLEGYGDRRIDQLSGGQQQRVALARALVIEPQILLLDEPLSNLDAKLREETRFEIKRLQLELGITTIYVTHDQAEAMSMSDRIMVMQSGEVQQIGTPHEIYHRPVNRFVASFIGETNLWEGTVVGIEGDEVQVKVASGHVLSGLKQNASPQAKLGTGEKVTLSIRPESVQESTGAGGANIVTGSVVLAEFTGACVNYVTQVGDEQLRSMSINLGRQVKQRGDTIGLYIPKESIYFAG, encoded by the coding sequence ATGAGCAGCGTAACACTGGAGCACGTTCATAAACGCTTTGGCAATGCAAAAGGGGTCGAAGATGTTCACATCCATATCGAGTCGGGTGAGTTCTTCACCTTTCTTGGGCCCAGCGGTTGTGGGAAAACAACGACCCTGCGGATGATCGCGGGATTCTACTATCCGTCAGCTGGACAGATTCGTTTTGGTAGTCATGAGGTTACTTCGGTGCCACCGCATAAACGAAATACCGGGATGGTTTTTCAAAACTACGCGTTGTTTCCGCACATGACTGTTTTTGAAAACATCGCCTTTGGACTGCAGGTACGCAAAATTTCCAAGGCAGACACCAAGGAACGCGTGGAGCGCATGATGAAGCTGGTCAGACTGGAAGGGTATGGCGATCGTAGAATCGATCAACTCTCAGGTGGGCAACAGCAACGGGTGGCGTTGGCGCGGGCGCTGGTCATCGAGCCGCAGATTCTGCTGTTGGATGAGCCGCTGTCCAATCTGGACGCAAAGTTGCGGGAAGAGACTCGTTTTGAAATCAAGAGACTCCAATTGGAGCTGGGGATTACCACTATCTACGTCACGCATGATCAGGCAGAAGCCATGTCAATGTCAGACCGGATCATGGTCATGCAGAGCGGTGAAGTACAGCAGATTGGCACACCACACGAAATCTATCATCGCCCCGTCAACCGTTTTGTCGCCTCCTTTATCGGCGAGACCAACCTGTGGGAAGGTACGGTGGTTGGCATCGAAGGGGACGAGGTACAAGTAAAGGTCGCATCGGGACACGTATTGAGTGGTCTCAAACAAAATGCATCGCCACAAGCAAAACTGGGGACAGGGGAAAAGGTGACGCTGTCCATCCGACCAGAATCGGTGCAAGAGAGTACAGGAGCAGGTGGGGCGAATATCGTCACAGGCTCTGTCGTGCTTGCTGAATTTACGGGAGCGTGCGTTAACTACGTGACCCAAGTAGGCGATGAGCAGCTGCGCAGCATGTCCATCAATTTGGGAAGACAAGTCAAGCAGCGCGGAGATACGATCGGGCTGTACATACCG
- a CDS encoding VOC family protein, whose product MKVNRIVTNIDTQNIAAAKSFYQDVLGLDVVMDHGWIATYGSNEEMSVQISFASQGGSDSPTPDLSVEVDDIDTALERVKQAGFPIEYGPVDEPWGVRRFYVRDPFGKLVNILAH is encoded by the coding sequence ATGAAAGTCAACCGAATCGTCACCAACATCGATACCCAGAATATCGCGGCAGCGAAAAGCTTTTATCAGGACGTGCTCGGCCTGGATGTCGTCATGGATCATGGCTGGATCGCCACGTACGGGTCAAACGAAGAGATGAGCGTTCAAATCAGCTTTGCTTCACAGGGAGGATCCGACTCTCCTACACCTGATCTATCGGTCGAAGTGGATGATATAGATACGGCGCTAGAACGCGTGAAGCAAGCAGGTTTCCCCATCGAATATGGGCCAGTAGATGAACCTTGGGGCGTACGACGTTTCTATGTTCGTGACCCATTTGGAAAGCTTGTAAACATACTTGCTCACTAA
- a CDS encoding YisL family protein: protein MYNALKEAHVGGWEVAFVLLIIGYILYRVGKTKVAKVLHMLLRLMIVIILVSGAWLLFQFHTSDVYYYVKGVLAIITFGLMEMSLGRARKQEGSIGFFIGALVVMVVVIMLGYRVFA, encoded by the coding sequence ATGTATAATGCGTTAAAAGAAGCGCATGTAGGTGGTTGGGAGGTTGCATTTGTCCTCTTGATCATCGGTTACATCCTGTATCGTGTAGGAAAGACAAAAGTAGCAAAAGTTCTGCATATGTTGCTCAGATTAATGATCGTCATTATCCTGGTTTCCGGTGCTTGGCTGCTGTTCCAATTCCACACGAGCGATGTCTACTACTATGTAAAAGGCGTGCTCGCGATTATCACGTTCGGACTCATGGAGATGTCACTGGGACGAGCTCGCAAGCAAGAGGGCAGTATTGGTTTCTTCATCGGGGCACTGGTTGTCATGGTAGTCGTCATCATGCTCGGCTATCGCGTATTTGCATAA
- a CDS encoding proline racemase family protein, which produces MKINQLFTTIDAHTGGEPLRIITGGIPPIKGETILEKRRYFREELDDIRRVLMYEPRGHHGMYGCVMTDPVSPDAAFGVLFMHNEGYSTMCGHGIIAVVTAAYETGLLKADTVNQDIVIDSPAGRILARANVEGEQVKSVSFENVASFVYAQDISIEWEGRTFHVDIAFGGAFYAVVQAKDLDVQVEIEQLPLLQEWGARIKEQIESKMQVVHPHESELTGIYGVIISDEPKKSDSHLRNVTIFADKQVDRSPCGTGTAARVATLFARGQLAVGEPFVHEGIVDSQFIGKVVGTTQVGEYAAVISTIEGKAFITGLHQFVVDPTDPLKDGFLLR; this is translated from the coding sequence ATGAAGATCAATCAGTTGTTTACCACGATCGACGCCCACACCGGAGGAGAGCCGCTGCGCATCATCACGGGCGGCATTCCTCCGATCAAAGGCGAGACAATTCTAGAGAAAAGACGGTACTTTCGCGAAGAACTGGATGACATCCGCCGCGTGCTTATGTACGAGCCGAGGGGCCATCACGGTATGTACGGCTGCGTAATGACCGATCCTGTAAGCCCAGATGCTGCATTTGGAGTACTGTTCATGCATAACGAAGGGTACAGCACCATGTGCGGACACGGGATCATCGCGGTAGTGACCGCTGCTTACGAAACGGGATTGTTAAAGGCGGATACCGTCAATCAGGACATCGTCATCGACAGCCCAGCCGGACGCATTTTGGCACGTGCCAACGTAGAAGGCGAGCAAGTGAAATCCGTTTCGTTTGAAAATGTTGCTTCCTTTGTTTATGCGCAGGACATCTCTATTGAATGGGAAGGGCGTACCTTCCATGTCGATATCGCATTTGGCGGCGCGTTCTACGCAGTCGTGCAAGCGAAGGATCTGGACGTACAGGTCGAAATCGAGCAGTTGCCGTTGCTTCAGGAGTGGGGCGCACGCATCAAAGAACAGATCGAATCCAAGATGCAGGTGGTTCATCCGCATGAATCCGAATTGACTGGCATTTATGGTGTCATCATTTCCGATGAACCGAAAAAGTCGGATTCTCATCTGCGCAACGTCACGATTTTTGCTGACAAACAGGTAGACCGCTCTCCATGCGGAACAGGGACGGCAGCGCGAGTGGCGACCTTATTCGCAAGAGGGCAACTGGCAGTCGGTGAGCCATTTGTTCATGAGGGAATCGTAGACAGCCAGTTTATCGGGAAAGTAGTAGGGACGACGCAGGTAGGCGAGTACGCGGCGGTCATTTCTACAATTGAAGGAAAGGCATTCATCACGGGGCTGCACCAGTTTGTTGTAGATCCTACTGATCCGTTGAAGGATGGGTTTCTGCTGAGATAA
- the nagB gene encoding glucosamine-6-phosphate deaminase, translating to MKLVIAKDYEDLSKQAARLIAEEVTRHPSTILGLATGGTPVGMYQELIALHKEEGIDFSQATSFNLDEYVGLPGHHPQSYRTYMEDNLFTHINLPTDKTNIPRGDAADLGAECKRYEQAIAASGGIDIQVLGIGNNGHIGFNEPGSTKETTTRVVQLTESTIQANARYFHKIEEVPTQAVSMGIQTILGAKKIILLASGKAKAEAVHSMLEGEMTPDVPASLLQQHPNVTVIVDEEAASALSAKTRN from the coding sequence ATGAAGCTTGTCATCGCAAAAGATTATGAAGACCTAAGTAAACAGGCTGCACGGTTGATCGCTGAAGAGGTAACACGCCATCCATCTACGATATTGGGATTAGCTACAGGGGGAACTCCGGTTGGGATGTATCAGGAGCTGATTGCGCTTCACAAGGAGGAGGGCATCGATTTTTCTCAGGCGACCAGCTTTAATCTGGATGAGTATGTTGGTTTGCCAGGCCATCATCCGCAAAGCTACCGTACGTACATGGAAGACAACTTGTTCACTCACATCAATCTTCCAACTGACAAAACCAATATTCCTCGTGGGGACGCAGCCGATCTGGGCGCAGAATGCAAGCGCTACGAGCAGGCAATCGCCGCTTCTGGAGGCATTGACATTCAGGTTCTGGGGATCGGAAACAACGGACATATCGGCTTCAATGAGCCAGGCTCAACGAAAGAGACGACTACGCGTGTCGTCCAGCTGACTGAGAGCACCATCCAAGCCAACGCACGCTATTTCCACAAGATCGAAGAAGTACCTACTCAGGCGGTCTCCATGGGAATCCAGACGATCCTCGGGGCGAAGAAGATTATTTTGCTTGCCAGCGGGAAAGCCAAGGCAGAGGCAGTGCACAGCATGCTCGAAGGGGAAATGACCCCGGACGTACCGGCATCCTTGCTACAGCAGCACCCGAACGTGACTGTGATCGTAGACGAAGAGGCTGCCTCTGCCCTGTCTGCGAAAACACGAAACTGA
- a CDS encoding glycosyltransferase, producing MPTSGFSIITCTNRPSFIHNIFRNYKRQTGVKKELILVLNNDSMSKKHYKKYAKHYPNVRVYQLPARTSLGACLNFAVKKARHSVIAKFDDDDYYSPLYARDALRTLAKSKAPVVGKSTFFMYFQGLRLLILRHPHRDNKTARIFPGGTLCFRKSVFKKVKFPHRSLGEDGGFIWRCKKKGIRVYSGSRYHYCYVRRENRHSHTWKTTRSKLLSQKHRRIAYTSDFRKWITKR from the coding sequence ATGCCTACATCAGGATTTTCGATCATTACGTGCACCAATCGTCCGAGCTTTATACACAATATCTTTCGCAATTACAAAAGACAAACAGGGGTCAAAAAGGAACTAATACTCGTTCTAAATAATGACTCTATGAGCAAAAAGCATTACAAAAAGTACGCCAAGCATTATCCAAATGTTCGAGTCTATCAACTTCCCGCGCGCACATCTTTGGGGGCTTGTTTGAACTTTGCCGTTAAAAAAGCCCGCCATTCAGTCATCGCGAAATTTGATGACGACGACTACTACTCCCCTCTCTATGCAAGAGATGCTTTACGCACGTTGGCCAAATCCAAAGCACCTGTCGTGGGAAAAAGTACGTTTTTCATGTACTTTCAAGGATTACGTCTGCTGATCCTTCGCCATCCCCATCGAGACAACAAAACAGCGCGCATCTTTCCCGGAGGTACCCTCTGTTTTCGTAAAAGTGTATTCAAGAAGGTCAAGTTTCCTCATCGCTCCCTGGGCGAAGATGGCGGCTTCATTTGGAGATGCAAAAAAAAGGGGATACGCGTTTATTCGGGAAGCCGTTATCACTACTGTTACGTTCGTCGGGAGAATCGACATAGTCATACTTGGAAAACGACTCGTTCAAAACTGCTGTCTCAGAAACACAGACGTATCGCCTATACAAGTGATTTTCGAAAATGGATAACAAAAAGATGA
- a CDS encoding extracellular solute-binding protein → MRKSNSKLKKWMQGMFAGSLALTVAACSGGGQEAKPADNNNAGGQGSAQPSTQPAATPAASGDPQKLVIYTGRDKNIFEVVLPKFKEKYPNIEVETLEMGAQQILERVRAEKANPQADFWWGGTQSALSTAADEGLLEPYKPTFADKVPDLYKDPQDRWYGEMLLPEVIMYNSQALKPEEVPQDWDELLDPKYKDKIVIRNVLPSGTMRTIYSAMIYRQGADTPEKGYDWLTKLDANTKEYTQDPTNLYLKLDRQEGVISLWNLQDVLLQGKKNNHPYDFVYPKSGAPILVDGVAVVKGAKNMDAAKNFMEFLMSPEIASQLAKERFQFPARTDISKDDLPDFMKNLELKPLDLDWGVMAAKEKEWMQHWDENIKGKGKK, encoded by the coding sequence TTGAGAAAGTCCAACAGCAAGCTGAAAAAATGGATGCAGGGAATGTTCGCTGGTTCCTTGGCACTGACCGTAGCGGCATGCTCCGGCGGAGGTCAGGAAGCAAAGCCTGCGGATAACAACAATGCAGGGGGTCAAGGCTCGGCACAACCATCGACACAACCAGCAGCGACACCGGCTGCATCAGGTGATCCGCAAAAATTGGTCATCTACACAGGGCGTGACAAAAACATTTTTGAAGTCGTACTGCCGAAATTTAAAGAAAAGTATCCCAATATCGAAGTGGAAACACTGGAGATGGGTGCCCAACAAATTTTGGAGCGTGTACGTGCTGAGAAAGCCAACCCACAAGCTGACTTCTGGTGGGGCGGTACACAATCCGCTCTGAGTACTGCTGCTGACGAAGGTCTTCTGGAGCCGTACAAGCCGACGTTTGCTGACAAGGTCCCAGATCTTTACAAAGATCCACAAGATCGTTGGTACGGTGAAATGCTGTTGCCAGAGGTCATCATGTATAACTCTCAAGCGCTGAAACCAGAAGAAGTACCACAAGATTGGGACGAATTGCTGGATCCCAAGTACAAGGACAAAATCGTAATCCGTAACGTTCTGCCTTCTGGAACGATGCGTACCATTTATTCTGCTATGATCTACCGCCAAGGTGCGGACACACCGGAAAAAGGCTATGACTGGCTCACGAAGCTGGATGCCAACACCAAGGAATACACGCAAGACCCGACCAATCTCTACCTCAAGCTGGACCGTCAGGAAGGCGTCATCTCCTTGTGGAACCTGCAAGACGTCCTGCTTCAAGGCAAAAAGAACAACCATCCGTATGATTTCGTTTATCCAAAGAGCGGGGCACCAATCCTCGTCGACGGTGTCGCTGTCGTAAAAGGTGCGAAAAACATGGATGCTGCGAAAAACTTCATGGAATTCCTGATGAGCCCAGAAATTGCGTCTCAATTGGCTAAGGAACGCTTCCAATTCCCAGCGCGCACCGACATCAGCAAGGACGACTTGCCAGATTTCATGAAAAATCTGGAGCTGAAGCCACTTGATCTCGACTGGGGAGTCATGGCTGCGAAGGAAAAAGAATGGATGCAGCATTGGGATGAAAACATCAAGGGCAAAGGCAAGAAGTAA
- a CDS encoding zinc ribbon domain-containing protein, giving the protein MKSIKPGRGPSAMGAAGSLAISVFGIFWTIMAFTITRDAPFPIGLFFPAFGILFVAIGIFQAIYHYKNATSKQRMSLFDITDSREESDPLNLRFGQEAMRAVESQEDSSPKAFCPYCGEGVKSGFQYCPKCGKKL; this is encoded by the coding sequence TTGAAAAGCATAAAACCAGGTCGTGGACCATCCGCCATGGGCGCTGCAGGGAGTCTAGCAATCTCTGTGTTCGGCATCTTCTGGACGATTATGGCGTTCACGATTACGCGAGACGCTCCATTCCCGATCGGATTGTTCTTCCCGGCCTTTGGGATCCTCTTTGTCGCGATTGGAATCTTTCAAGCTATCTACCATTACAAGAACGCGACGTCCAAACAGAGAATGTCCTTGTTTGATATAACCGATTCGCGAGAGGAAAGCGATCCTCTCAATCTACGATTTGGTCAAGAAGCGATGAGAGCCGTGGAAAGTCAGGAGGATTCGTCTCCAAAAGCGTTTTGTCCGTATTGTGGGGAAGGGGTAAAATCGGGCTTTCAATATTGTCCGAAGTGTGGCAAAAAGCTGTAA
- the hemQ gene encoding hydrogen peroxide-dependent heme synthase — protein sequence MSANEALLTLEGWYTYHNFRTINWEKWRAASEQERQAALDELNALIRTWEANEAEQQGSTAVYSILGHKADLVFMFLRPTMQELDEIKTAFNKTRFATYTEAPYSYVSVVELSNYVNNPGEDPKANPHVRDRLYPILPKWEHICFYPMNKKRDLQDNWYMLTMQERQEMMRSHGMIGRKYAGKVKQIIGGSVGFDDWEWGVTLFANDPLEFKHIVYEMRFDEVSARFGEFGNFLVGNVLNVESFGKMLEV from the coding sequence GTGAGCGCAAACGAAGCGTTGCTTACATTGGAAGGTTGGTATACGTATCATAATTTCCGCACGATCAACTGGGAAAAATGGAGAGCAGCATCCGAACAAGAGCGTCAAGCTGCGTTGGACGAGCTGAATGCTCTGATTCGTACGTGGGAAGCAAACGAAGCGGAACAGCAAGGCAGCACAGCCGTGTATTCCATCCTGGGCCACAAGGCTGACCTGGTGTTCATGTTCCTGCGTCCAACCATGCAAGAGCTGGATGAGATCAAAACGGCGTTCAACAAGACCCGTTTTGCTACATATACAGAAGCGCCGTATTCCTATGTGTCTGTCGTAGAGCTGAGCAACTACGTCAACAACCCAGGTGAAGATCCAAAGGCGAATCCGCATGTACGTGATCGTCTGTATCCAATCTTGCCGAAATGGGAGCACATCTGCTTCTATCCAATGAACAAAAAACGTGATCTGCAAGACAACTGGTACATGCTGACCATGCAAGAGCGTCAAGAAATGATGCGCTCCCACGGAATGATCGGCCGTAAATATGCAGGGAAAGTGAAGCAAATTATCGGCGGCTCCGTCGGTTTCGACGATTGGGAGTGGGGCGTTACCCTGTTCGCCAATGATCCTCTGGAATTCAAACACATCGTGTATGAAATGCGCTTTGACGAAGTAAGTGCGCGCTTCGGTGAATTCGGCAACTTCCTCGTGGGGAACGTGCTGAATGTCGAGTCGTTTGGAAAAATGCTCGAAGTGTAA
- a CDS encoding aromatic acid exporter family protein, whose protein sequence is MRFLSLKIGYRTLKTAIGTAVSILLAQQFDLMFPASAGIITILCIQVTVKQSFRTVGNRILASLLGLGIGMALFALLGYSPLAIMLAILIFLPLAVRFGIQEGFISSMVVMMHLYSSQRMDAALIANELALLLIGVGVALIVNLYMPSLDKELKTMQGQVEKNFVRILKEFSYYLRHGESEWDGREMIETPGLLDKAVQLASRSVDNRLGKRDEDPYHQYFVMRDKQFELLERMMPIVSTLDTQVPQGHQIADFLERLSDSVHPGNTAYRFLDQLRVMRHEIKETGLPTSREEFETRASLFILLREIERYLFIKHELGKNSDEKTGQALAE, encoded by the coding sequence CTGAGATTTCTATCATTAAAAATCGGATACCGCACGCTGAAAACGGCCATTGGAACAGCTGTATCCATCTTGCTCGCTCAGCAATTTGATCTGATGTTTCCAGCTTCTGCAGGGATCATCACGATCTTGTGTATTCAGGTGACGGTCAAGCAGTCGTTTCGCACTGTTGGCAACCGAATTCTGGCCAGCCTGCTGGGACTTGGGATCGGAATGGCGTTGTTCGCGTTGCTCGGTTATTCACCGCTTGCGATTATGCTTGCCATTCTTATTTTTTTACCGTTAGCGGTGCGCTTTGGCATTCAGGAAGGCTTTATCAGCAGCATGGTCGTCATGATGCACCTCTACTCGTCACAGCGAATGGATGCGGCGCTGATTGCCAATGAGTTGGCATTGCTCTTGATCGGTGTAGGGGTAGCGTTGATCGTCAACCTGTACATGCCGAGTCTGGATAAAGAACTGAAAACCATGCAAGGTCAGGTAGAAAAGAACTTTGTTAGAATCCTCAAAGAGTTTTCGTACTATTTGCGACATGGAGAGAGTGAATGGGACGGTCGGGAAATGATTGAGACTCCCGGGCTGCTCGACAAAGCGGTCCAGCTCGCGTCACGTTCCGTGGACAATCGGTTGGGCAAACGGGATGAAGATCCGTACCACCAGTATTTTGTTATGCGTGACAAGCAGTTTGAATTGCTGGAGCGAATGATGCCGATCGTATCTACCTTGGACACACAAGTACCTCAAGGCCACCAGATAGCCGACTTTTTGGAACGGCTCAGTGACTCGGTGCATCCGGGGAACACGGCCTACCGTTTTTTGGACCAGCTGCGGGTGATGCGCCATGAGATCAAAGAGACCGGCTTGCCGACTTCGCGGGAGGAATTCGAGACACGTGCTTCTTTGTTCATCCTGCTACGTGAGATCGAGCGGTACTTGTTCATCAAACACGAGCTGGGCAAAAACAGTGACGAGAAAACAGGACAAGCCCTCGCGGAATGA
- a CDS encoding ROK family protein, translating into MRVPKKTGNSKRVKNLNKEEVLQQVILHGQISRADISKQTQLSRPCVSSLVDEMIQEGLLYEVGMGDSKGGRKPILLEYNYQAYAIAGAIFDGSTLEMAIADLKGEFLARYSKRLAQPENGETVIEDLAAGLERLLFQSGISRDRLLGMGVGVQGVTQRNSGTVSFSPSTGWMGSPIQHTIQARLGLPVIIDNDVNMMTLGEYVRGVGVGHSNVVYMYVGTGIGSGIILDGQFYRGSREAAGEIGFMMIGPVHNRTKRAAGVFETHYSVPGIVQHAKGLLSDLQEGSSVIKELIRHARLQNADAQQLLEEVYRHWAYGMANIISVLNPELLILSGEMVHVDEEGVKRIHDWLTEWVPEVPCLEKASLGEQAGLIGAVHSVLEAFPSTKLLDKE; encoded by the coding sequence GTGCGTGTTCCAAAAAAAACGGGCAACAGCAAACGGGTAAAAAACCTGAACAAAGAAGAAGTTTTGCAGCAGGTCATCCTACACGGTCAGATTTCCCGCGCCGACATCTCCAAGCAAACACAGCTCAGTCGTCCATGCGTTTCCTCGCTTGTCGACGAAATGATCCAGGAAGGGTTGCTGTACGAAGTAGGGATGGGGGACTCCAAAGGTGGGCGAAAACCAATCTTGCTGGAGTACAATTACCAGGCCTACGCGATCGCTGGGGCAATCTTTGATGGCTCCACGCTGGAAATGGCGATTGCTGATCTGAAGGGTGAGTTTCTAGCACGCTACAGCAAGCGATTGGCTCAGCCGGAAAATGGAGAGACCGTCATCGAGGATTTGGCTGCGGGTCTGGAGCGGCTGCTTTTCCAGAGTGGTATATCGCGTGACAGATTGCTAGGCATGGGTGTAGGCGTGCAGGGTGTGACCCAGCGCAATAGCGGGACCGTCAGTTTTTCGCCCAGTACAGGGTGGATGGGTTCGCCGATTCAGCATACGATCCAAGCGCGTCTGGGGTTGCCCGTCATCATCGACAATGACGTGAATATGATGACACTGGGCGAATACGTACGTGGAGTAGGCGTCGGACATAGCAATGTCGTCTACATGTACGTGGGAACTGGGATTGGATCCGGCATCATTTTGGATGGTCAATTTTACCGGGGGAGCAGAGAAGCGGCTGGTGAGATCGGCTTTATGATGATCGGACCCGTACATAACCGCACGAAACGAGCAGCAGGAGTATTTGAGACCCATTATTCCGTCCCGGGAATTGTCCAACATGCAAAGGGATTACTCTCTGACCTTCAGGAGGGGTCGAGTGTCATAAAAGAGCTCATCCGCCACGCGCGGCTGCAGAACGCCGATGCACAGCAATTGCTAGAAGAGGTGTACCGGCACTGGGCGTACGGAATGGCAAACATCATCAGCGTATTGAACCCGGAGCTTTTGATCCTGAGTGGGGAGATGGTCCATGTCGACGAAGAAGGGGTGAAGCGGATTCACGATTGGCTGACCGAGTGGGTGCCTGAGGTTCCTTGTCTCGAAAAGGCGAGCCTTGGTGAACAGGCGGGGTTAATCGGCGCTGTGCACAGCGTTCTGGAAGCGTTTCCGTCCACAAAACTGCTGGACAAAGAGTAA
- a CDS encoding MurR/RpiR family transcriptional regulator codes for MSGRQEDGIEALSAGTVKTNTLLQIQSLQPSFTKSEQKVAQIVLTQTEGVIYSSVIDLAEKAEVGETTVLRFCRKIGFRGYQEFKLALAQELVNPVKNLHGEVGEDDSLGIIMQKVTATNRQAIEDTSALFEMEQLERCVELLRTAGTIHFYGVGTSAVTAQDAKYTCLRIGLRVDAFTESHLQAMAAATLGPGDVAVGLSVSGSTKDTIDSLKVAKEAGATVICITHYRRSPITNVADITLLTAAQEGPLQGGSLAAKMAQLHVLDVVCTALTMQNKEKALMYKERTAKAVLERKY; via the coding sequence ATGTCCGGACGACAGGAAGACGGGATAGAGGCATTATCTGCAGGAACTGTCAAAACAAATACCTTGCTGCAGATTCAGAGTTTGCAGCCTTCCTTTACAAAGTCAGAGCAAAAGGTAGCGCAGATCGTACTGACTCAGACGGAGGGTGTCATTTACTCCTCTGTCATCGATTTGGCAGAAAAGGCAGAAGTGGGCGAGACGACGGTCTTGCGGTTTTGCCGGAAAATCGGCTTTCGCGGCTATCAGGAATTCAAGCTGGCTCTGGCACAGGAACTCGTGAATCCCGTGAAAAACTTGCACGGAGAGGTAGGCGAGGACGATTCGTTGGGCATCATTATGCAAAAGGTTACGGCGACGAACCGCCAGGCCATTGAAGATACAAGTGCTTTGTTTGAAATGGAACAGTTGGAGCGTTGCGTAGAGCTGCTGCGTACGGCAGGCACGATTCATTTTTACGGAGTAGGCACTTCTGCAGTCACAGCTCAGGATGCCAAGTATACGTGCTTGCGAATTGGCCTTCGGGTGGATGCCTTTACCGAGTCTCACCTGCAGGCAATGGCAGCGGCTACGCTCGGCCCTGGTGACGTGGCGGTGGGCTTGTCCGTTTCAGGGAGCACCAAGGACACCATCGACTCGTTAAAGGTGGCAAAAGAGGCGGGTGCAACCGTCATTTGCATTACGCATTACCGCAGATCGCCGATTACGAACGTCGCGGACATTACGCTCTTGACAGCTGCCCAGGAAGGACCTTTGCAGGGAGGATCACTGGCAGCCAAAATGGCTCAGCTGCATGTACTCGATGTCGTCTGCACGGCCTTGACGATGCAAAACAAAGAGAAAGCTTTAATGTACAAGGAACGGACGGCCAAAGCTGTCCTTGAGCGAAAATATTAA